Proteins encoded together in one Pontiella desulfatans window:
- a CDS encoding sialate O-acetylesterase — protein MVFKWGVVAFVLGAGVAGPRAEVVLPNLFSNHMVLQRNLPNPVWGKADPGERVTVEFAGQKYETVADAQGDWRIKLSAMPANAKPQILRVSSVQSQVSITDVLVGEVWMCSGQSNMGWAIDNINDADMEVATADYPHIRLLQVPHVGTQEPQFNIDAQWKLCTPENVKGFTAPGYLFGRQLHTVLKVPVGLIYNAWGGSDLEAWLPRKVLEEAGQDEYLAEWDEYLSTYTDATLANDAVEYEKWLAAGKPGAKRWPPVDVRTAQKRPANIYNGKLHPTIGYGMKGVIWCQGESNIGRAYEYRALFPLLINSWREWWGQGDFPFYWIQLADHNDEKPEPGESYWAELREAQTMALQLPNTGEAVVIDLGEARDIHYRNKQTTAARLVRHALAKDYGYKIATESPRFQSMEIEGSKAVLTFDHVATHLYAFDVPEVKGFAIAGADKTFVWAEARMVGKNTVEVWSEKVPEPVAVRYGWADNPVVNLYDRNSLPVTPFRTDDWPVGTMGKKTLYRR, from the coding sequence ATGGTTTTCAAATGGGGCGTCGTTGCCTTTGTACTGGGTGCGGGGGTGGCCGGGCCTCGGGCCGAAGTGGTGCTGCCGAATCTATTCAGCAACCACATGGTGCTGCAGCGCAATCTGCCCAATCCAGTCTGGGGCAAGGCCGATCCCGGTGAAAGGGTGACGGTGGAATTCGCCGGGCAGAAATACGAAACGGTTGCCGATGCACAAGGCGACTGGCGCATAAAGCTGAGCGCCATGCCCGCGAATGCTAAGCCGCAGATTCTTCGGGTTTCAAGTGTCCAGTCTCAAGTGTCCATCACCGACGTCCTCGTCGGCGAGGTGTGGATGTGCTCCGGACAATCCAATATGGGGTGGGCGATCGACAACATCAACGATGCCGACATGGAGGTGGCTACGGCCGACTATCCGCATATCCGGTTGCTGCAGGTTCCGCATGTCGGGACGCAGGAGCCGCAGTTCAACATCGACGCCCAATGGAAGCTCTGCACGCCGGAGAACGTGAAGGGTTTTACCGCGCCGGGCTATCTGTTCGGGCGGCAGCTGCACACGGTGCTGAAGGTGCCGGTCGGGCTGATCTACAACGCCTGGGGCGGTTCCGATCTGGAGGCGTGGCTGCCGCGTAAGGTGCTCGAAGAGGCCGGACAGGATGAATACCTGGCCGAATGGGATGAATATCTTTCAACGTATACCGACGCGACGCTGGCGAACGATGCGGTGGAATATGAAAAGTGGCTCGCCGCCGGGAAGCCGGGGGCGAAGCGTTGGCCGCCGGTGGATGTCCGCACGGCGCAGAAGCGCCCGGCCAACATCTACAACGGCAAGCTGCATCCGACCATCGGCTACGGCATGAAGGGCGTCATCTGGTGCCAGGGCGAGAGCAACATTGGCCGCGCCTATGAATACCGTGCACTCTTCCCGCTGCTGATCAACTCCTGGCGTGAATGGTGGGGACAGGGCGACTTTCCGTTTTACTGGATTCAGCTGGCCGACCACAACGACGAGAAGCCGGAGCCGGGCGAGAGCTACTGGGCCGAGCTGCGCGAGGCACAGACGATGGCGCTGCAGCTTCCAAACACTGGAGAAGCCGTGGTGATCGATCTCGGCGAAGCGCGCGACATCCACTACCGCAACAAGCAGACGACTGCGGCGCGCCTTGTCCGCCACGCGCTGGCCAAGGACTATGGCTACAAGATCGCCACCGAGAGTCCGCGTTTCCAATCCATGGAAATCGAGGGGAGCAAAGCGGTTTTAACATTCGACCACGTCGCCACGCACCTCTATGCCTTCGATGTTCCCGAGGTGAAGGGCTTTGCCATAGCCGGTGCGGATAAAACGTTTGTTTGGGCCGAAGCAAGGATGGTTGGAAAAAACACGGTCGAGGTCTGGTCGGAAAAAGTTCCGGAACCGGTGGCGGTGCGCTATGGCTGGGCGGACAATCCGGTGGTCAATCTCTACGACCGCAACAGCCTGCCGGTCACCCCGTTCCGCACCGACGACTGGCCGGTGGGAACCATGGGTAAAAAGACACTCTATAGAAGGTGA
- a CDS encoding sulfatase: protein MKWIVAALAVFIGCAGYASDIRQPNIVMVMVDDLGLYDLNCYGYKAVDTPNANKLAEEGMFFSNAYAGSTVCTPSRAAVISGQAPARLHLTNHISNQHFAPENPILLNAPEVTALPPETVTFAEKLRDNGYSCGFFGKWHLSRQKPDASNRVVDERTQPDNQGFENNVGGNGNGGPPGGWFSPYKNPYLPNGPEGEYLPERLANEAVAYMEANKDKPFLIAMWNYTVHSPIETTQELTDKYKARKQAGAKVGNPVYAGMVEAADNVLGRLLQKIDELGLRDNTLVMLTSDNGGFNYGVTDHPPLRGTKSWLFEGGLRIPLIVRWPGKVKPGSVSEERVTHLDFFPTFMEAAGIAVGPDQILDGESMVPVLAGTGGMQRDAVYFHYPNYAWHAKNRLGGAIIQGDFKLLNWYDDDSVELYNLKNDPSEKQDLAARNPELAERLKRKFKKWLKDVDANMPVENPEHRDAGERS, encoded by the coding sequence ATGAAATGGATTGTTGCGGCGCTGGCAGTTTTCATTGGGTGTGCGGGGTATGCATCGGACATCAGGCAGCCTAACATCGTCATGGTGATGGTGGACGACCTGGGGCTGTACGACCTCAACTGCTACGGCTACAAGGCGGTTGACACGCCGAACGCGAACAAGCTGGCGGAGGAGGGGATGTTCTTCAGCAATGCCTATGCCGGATCGACGGTGTGCACGCCATCGCGCGCAGCGGTGATCAGCGGGCAGGCGCCTGCGCGCCTGCACCTGACCAACCATATTTCGAATCAGCACTTCGCGCCCGAGAATCCCATTCTGCTCAACGCGCCTGAGGTGACGGCGCTTCCGCCGGAAACCGTCACCTTTGCCGAGAAGCTGCGCGACAACGGCTACTCCTGCGGCTTTTTTGGCAAGTGGCATTTGTCGCGCCAGAAGCCCGACGCCAGCAACCGGGTGGTCGACGAACGCACCCAGCCGGATAACCAGGGGTTTGAAAACAACGTCGGCGGCAATGGCAATGGCGGCCCGCCCGGCGGATGGTTTTCGCCGTATAAAAACCCCTACCTCCCGAACGGCCCCGAAGGCGAATACCTGCCCGAGCGTCTCGCCAATGAAGCGGTGGCCTACATGGAAGCCAACAAGGACAAGCCCTTCCTGATCGCGATGTGGAACTATACCGTCCATTCACCGATCGAAACCACGCAGGAACTGACCGATAAATACAAGGCCCGCAAGCAGGCGGGCGCGAAGGTCGGCAATCCGGTCTATGCCGGCATGGTCGAGGCGGCCGACAACGTGCTCGGTCGCCTGCTGCAAAAAATCGATGAGCTCGGACTGCGGGACAACACGCTCGTGATGCTGACTTCCGACAACGGCGGCTTTAATTACGGGGTCACCGACCATCCCCCGCTGCGCGGGACAAAGAGCTGGCTTTTTGAGGGCGGCCTGCGCATTCCGCTCATCGTGCGCTGGCCGGGAAAGGTTAAGCCGGGGAGCGTCAGCGAGGAGCGCGTAACGCACCTCGACTTTTTCCCGACCTTCATGGAGGCGGCCGGCATTGCGGTCGGGCCGGATCAGATCCTCGACGGCGAGAGCATGGTTCCTGTTCTGGCCGGCACGGGCGGCATGCAGCGCGACGCCGTCTACTTCCACTACCCGAACTATGCCTGGCATGCGAAGAACCGGCTCGGCGGCGCGATCATTCAAGGGGATTTCAAGTTGCTCAACTGGTATGACGACGACTCGGTCGAGCTCTATAACCTGAAAAATGATCCGAGTGAAAAACAGGATCTCGCCGCGCGAAACCCCGAGCTGGCCGAGCGTCTGAAGCGCAAATTTAAAAAATGGCTGAAGGATGTGGATGCCAACATGCCGGTAGAAAATCCGGAGCATCGGGATGCGGGAGAACGTTCGTGA
- a CDS encoding alpha-L-fucosidase translates to MKKAFAIGAGVLAVGSAAAAFEANFQSLDQHQAPEWFKDAKFGIYTHWTPTTMGNEIAGVGWYPFFMYADVSIERSSGEGKRQGEPTEVNTGPHWAYTEHVKKYGDPSAFGWKDLLKTFQPKSFDAAEWAELFQEAGARFAGPVAIHHDGYAMWDSQVTRWCAQQQAGFDPSNQLEREIRRRGMKYIASFHHSHTWRYFLPSYRHDGADPEFVDLYFEPHQYGDPLSPRFKKWWRGLLDEYIEKYSPDMIWLDMGTRDIPDDMMYSFLADYYNHGLSEEKEVATTVKSYSPYLPGAIVDYEKGRVKDLQEKPWLTDDTVAPGWFHSGRPGVKTANDVIDILADIVSKNGCLLLNVGPTSDGVIPEEEKQILRTVGTWLKVNGEAIYGTRPWHTAGEGPTVIKESKGFLKNLHYTAEDIRYTRTKDNRTVYAIVLDKPEGSLLMKVVRGTDAIKTVSLLGYDGGIKWVQEADGLRVSIPQSITPAHAYVFKLNP, encoded by the coding sequence GTGAAAAAAGCATTTGCCATCGGGGCCGGGGTACTGGCGGTCGGGAGTGCCGCCGCTGCATTTGAGGCAAACTTCCAATCCCTGGATCAACATCAGGCACCGGAGTGGTTTAAGGATGCCAAGTTCGGGATCTATACCCACTGGACGCCGACCACGATGGGAAATGAGATCGCCGGCGTCGGGTGGTATCCCTTCTTCATGTATGCGGATGTCTCGATCGAGCGAAGCAGTGGAGAGGGCAAACGGCAGGGGGAGCCGACGGAAGTCAACACCGGCCCGCACTGGGCCTATACCGAGCATGTTAAAAAATACGGCGATCCCTCCGCGTTCGGTTGGAAAGATCTGCTGAAAACCTTTCAGCCGAAATCGTTCGATGCGGCGGAATGGGCGGAGCTGTTTCAGGAAGCCGGGGCCCGCTTTGCCGGGCCGGTGGCGATTCATCACGATGGCTATGCGATGTGGGACAGCCAGGTGACGCGGTGGTGCGCGCAGCAGCAGGCCGGCTTTGATCCGTCGAATCAACTTGAACGTGAAATCCGCAGGCGCGGCATGAAATATATCGCCTCGTTCCACCACAGCCATACCTGGCGCTATTTTCTGCCGTCCTACCGCCACGACGGTGCGGATCCGGAATTTGTGGATCTCTATTTTGAACCGCATCAATACGGCGATCCGTTGTCGCCGCGTTTCAAGAAATGGTGGCGCGGTCTGCTGGATGAATACATCGAAAAATACAGCCCGGACATGATCTGGCTGGACATGGGCACGCGCGATATTCCGGATGACATGATGTATTCCTTTCTGGCCGATTACTACAACCACGGTCTGAGCGAAGAGAAGGAAGTGGCGACGACGGTCAAAAGCTATTCGCCGTATCTGCCCGGCGCGATCGTCGACTACGAGAAAGGCCGGGTAAAGGATCTGCAGGAAAAACCCTGGTTGACGGATGATACCGTTGCGCCGGGTTGGTTCCATTCGGGCCGACCGGGCGTGAAGACCGCCAACGATGTCATCGATATTCTCGCGGACATTGTCAGCAAGAACGGATGCCTGCTGCTGAATGTCGGCCCGACGTCGGATGGCGTGATCCCCGAGGAAGAGAAACAGATTCTGCGCACGGTTGGTACCTGGTTGAAGGTCAACGGTGAAGCGATATACGGCACCCGTCCATGGCATACGGCAGGCGAAGGCCCCACCGTTATCAAGGAATCGAAGGGCTTTCTGAAAAACCTGCACTATACCGCCGAAGATATCCGCTACACCCGCACGAAAGATAACCGGACGGTTTATGCCATCGTTTTGGACAAGCCGGAGGGGTCTCTGTTGATGAAGGTGGTGCGCGGTACAGACGCAATAAAAACCGTTTCGCTACTCGGTTATGACGGCGGGATCAAATGGGTGCAGGAAGCCGACGGACTGCGTGTGAGCATTCCGCAAAGCATAACGCCAGCCCATGCATATGTTTTTAAATTAAACCCATAG
- a CDS encoding right-handed parallel beta-helix repeat-containing protein encodes MSAELPSAVYLNIKDFGAKGDGKSDDTPALLKAMEQATSGNGTIWFPTGTYCIHPVKVPSHIALRGDSNWGYENKGKKDPDFEGRTTLKALSGNARALLDCHDTRGTRIIGLTLDGNKQGESMHGIYARHTGCELHLVVEDCRINHFTGSGIRLEKAWVFAVRRCLVMWNGEHGIDCTGGYDGWVMDTMLTANAGAGFYAGGEAPKGMEEKEKKAIGFFGSASVMLTANRIEWNRAGGIVLNKSNSMQINGCSIDHNFGPGIMMIDSTANTITGSKIRTNGVDCEGELSCQIHLEDCKGTVVTGNTLWGWFDRGEHDYKDADPLYGIIVKNLTGCVVAQNAMFESSSIEGIRDHGGHESTVFENNTYVKPNIRIKK; translated from the coding sequence ATGAGCGCGGAACTTCCTTCTGCTGTATATCTGAACATTAAGGATTTCGGGGCCAAGGGGGATGGCAAGAGCGATGACACCCCCGCATTGCTGAAAGCAATGGAGCAGGCAACGTCCGGGAATGGAACCATCTGGTTCCCGACTGGCACCTACTGCATCCACCCGGTCAAGGTTCCTTCGCATATTGCGCTGCGGGGCGACTCCAACTGGGGCTATGAAAACAAGGGAAAGAAGGATCCGGACTTCGAGGGACGCACGACGCTCAAGGCGCTCTCCGGCAACGCCCGGGCCTTGCTTGATTGCCACGATACGCGCGGAACGCGCATCATCGGCCTGACCTTGGATGGAAATAAGCAGGGCGAATCGATGCATGGCATCTATGCCCGCCATACCGGGTGCGAGCTGCACCTGGTGGTTGAGGATTGCCGGATCAACCATTTCACCGGTTCCGGCATTCGGCTGGAGAAGGCCTGGGTGTTCGCCGTCCGCCGCTGCCTGGTCATGTGGAACGGCGAACACGGGATCGACTGCACCGGCGGATATGACGGTTGGGTGATGGATACCATGCTGACGGCCAATGCCGGCGCCGGTTTTTATGCTGGAGGCGAGGCGCCGAAAGGCATGGAGGAAAAAGAAAAGAAGGCCATCGGGTTTTTTGGAAGCGCATCGGTGATGCTGACGGCCAACCGGATCGAGTGGAACCGCGCGGGCGGCATTGTTCTGAATAAATCAAACTCCATGCAGATCAACGGGTGTTCGATCGACCATAATTTCGGCCCCGGAATCATGATGATCGATTCGACGGCCAACACCATTACCGGATCCAAGATCCGCACCAACGGAGTGGATTGCGAGGGCGAATTGAGCTGCCAGATTCATCTGGAAGACTGCAAGGGCACCGTCGTTACCGGCAACACCTTGTGGGGGTGGTTCGACCGTGGGGAGCATGACTACAAGGATGCCGACCCGCTATACGGGATCATCGTCAAAAACCTGACCGGCTGCGTGGTTGCGCAGAACGCCATGTTTGAAAGTTCCAGTATCGAAGGCATTCGCGACCACGGCGGACACGAATCGACCGTTTTCGAAAACAACACCTACGTGAAGCCGAACATCCGGATAAAAAAATAA